The following proteins are encoded in a genomic region of Solea senegalensis isolate Sse05_10M linkage group LG5, IFAPA_SoseM_1, whole genome shotgun sequence:
- the LOC122770063 gene encoding E3 ubiquitin/ISG15 ligase TRIM25-like isoform X2, which produces MARVQLQGETLSCSICLDLLKNPVTLTCGHSFCKNCIKDHWDTEEQRRSYSCPQCRKIFTPRPELKKNVMLADLVEERKKTRLKAAPAHHCYAGAEDVACDVCRKRKLKALKSCSVCLVSYCEKHLQPHYQSPAFKKHKLVEPCKNLQENICPRHDKMMDLFCCTDQQCICSLCSVDEHKDHDKVSAAAERTQKQRELELSLEEVQQRLQDRDRDVKVLQQERKTLTLSADKAMKDTDEVINMMHLLLRRSSDVKQQLISKLETEVSRVRDAEEKLQQEITELKKREAELKQLSLTHDHNHFLLNYRSLSALRPSTHSSTIHVRPLRHFEDVAAAVTKRKKRVDGRLWV; this is translated from the exons ATGGCACGAGTTCAGCTGCAGGGAGAAACCTTGTCTTGTTCGATCTGTTTGGATCTTCTGAAGAATCCGGTGACTCTTACCTGTGGACACAGCTTCTGTAAGAACTGTATTAAGGACCACTGGGACacggaggagcagaggaggagctacagctgccctcagtgtAGAAAGATCTTCACACCGAGGCCTGAACTGAAGAAAAACGTCATGTTAGCAGATTTAGTGGAGGAGCGGAAGAAGACTAGACTGAAGGCTGCTCCTGCTCATCACTGctatgctggagctgaagatgtggcctgtgatgtctGCAGGAAGAGGAAACTAAAAGCTCTCAAGTCCTGTTCGGTTTGTTTGGTCTCATACTGTGAGAAACATCTCCAGCCTCATTATCAATCACCTGCAtttaagaaacacaagctggtggAGCCCTGCAAGAACCTCCAGGAGAACATCTGCCCTCGTCATGATAAGATGATGGACTTGTTCTGCTGCACTGATCAGCAGTGCATctgttctctctgctctgtggacgaACATAAAGACCATGACAAggtctcagctgcagcagagaggacgcagaagcagagagagctggagcTGAGTCTAGAAgaagtccagcagagactccaggacagagacagagacgtgaAGGTGCTTCAGCAGGAGAGAaagactctcactctctctgctgataaagcCATGAAGGACACAGACGAGGTCATCAACATGATGCATCTCCTGCTGAGGAGAAGCTCTGACGTGAAGCAGCAGCTCATATCCAAGCTGGAAACTGAGGTGAGTCGAGTCAGAGACGCCgaggagaagcttcagcaggagatcactgagctgaagaagagagaagctgaactgaagcagctctcGCTCACACACGACCACAACCACTTTCTCCTCAACTACCGCTCACTGTCAGCACTCAGGCCATCGACACACTCGTCCACCATCCACGTCCGTCctctgagacactttgaggaCGTGGCAGCTGCTGTGACAAAG cGGAAGAAACGGGTCgatggaaggttgtgggtttga
- the LOC122770063 gene encoding tripartite motif-containing protein 16-like isoform X1, with amino-acid sequence MARVQLQGETLSCSICLDLLKNPVTLTCGHSFCKNCIKDHWDTEEQRRSYSCPQCRKIFTPRPELKKNVMLADLVEERKKTRLKAAPAHHCYAGAEDVACDVCRKRKLKALKSCSVCLVSYCEKHLQPHYQSPAFKKHKLVEPCKNLQENICPRHDKMMDLFCCTDQQCICSLCSVDEHKDHDKVSAAAERTQKQRELELSLEEVQQRLQDRDRDVKVLQQERKTLTLSADKAMKDTDEVINMMHLLLRRSSDVKQQLISKLETEVSRVRDAEEKLQQEITELKKREAELKQLSLTHDHNHFLLNYRSLSALRPSTHSSTIHVRPLRHFEDVAAAVTKVSGQLQGVLTETWTDISLAVGEVDVLLAEPEPKTRAEFIRYSQEVTLEPNTVNKYLLLSEGNRKVTFMKKAQSYPRHTDRFTDYRQVLSKESLTGRCYWEIKWRGRGVYVAVMYENISRSGSSHECLFGYNDKSWALDCDQNRCHFIHNSIRTVVSDVKVSRVGVYLDHRAGLLSFYRVSDTMTLLHRVQTMFTQPLCAGVWLYPSPGVTAEFCKLTSPWSATFHCTESARAEECTSRSVVDSWLSAFDSWSSVSDS; translated from the coding sequence ATGGCACGAGTTCAGCTGCAGGGAGAAACCTTGTCTTGTTCGATCTGTTTGGATCTTCTGAAGAATCCGGTGACTCTTACCTGTGGACACAGCTTCTGTAAGAACTGTATTAAGGACCACTGGGACacggaggagcagaggaggagctacagctgccctcagtgtAGAAAGATCTTCACACCGAGGCCTGAACTGAAGAAAAACGTCATGTTAGCAGATTTAGTGGAGGAGCGGAAGAAGACTAGACTGAAGGCTGCTCCTGCTCATCACTGctatgctggagctgaagatgtggcctgtgatgtctGCAGGAAGAGGAAACTAAAAGCTCTCAAGTCCTGTTCGGTTTGTTTGGTCTCATACTGTGAGAAACATCTCCAGCCTCATTATCAATCACCTGCAtttaagaaacacaagctggtggAGCCCTGCAAGAACCTCCAGGAGAACATCTGCCCTCGTCATGATAAGATGATGGACTTGTTCTGCTGCACTGATCAGCAGTGCATctgttctctctgctctgtggacgaACATAAAGACCATGACAAggtctcagctgcagcagagaggacgcagaagcagagagagctggagcTGAGTCTAGAAgaagtccagcagagactccaggacagagacagagacgtgaAGGTGCTTCAGCAGGAGAGAaagactctcactctctctgctgataaagcCATGAAGGACACAGACGAGGTCATCAACATGATGCATCTCCTGCTGAGGAGAAGCTCTGACGTGAAGCAGCAGCTCATATCCAAGCTGGAAACTGAGGTGAGTCGAGTCAGAGACGCCgaggagaagcttcagcaggagatcactgagctgaagaagagagaagctgaactgaagcagctctcGCTCACACACGACCACAACCACTTTCTCCTCAACTACCGCTCACTGTCAGCACTCAGGCCATCGACACACTCGTCCACCATCCACGTCCGTCctctgagacactttgaggaCGTGGCAGCTGCTGTGACAAAGGTCAGTGGTCAACTGCAGGGCGTCCTGACCGAGACGTGGACAGACATCTCACTGGCTGTGGGTGAAGTAGATGTTTTACTGgcagaaccagaaccaaagACCAGAGCTGAATTCATCAGATATTCACAGGAAGTCACACTGGAGCCAAACACAGTTAACAAATATCTGTTATTATCGgagggaaacagaaaagtgacatttatgaAGAAAGCTCAGTCTTATCCTcgtcacacagacagattcactGATTATCGTCAGGTCCTGAGTAAAGAGAGTCTGACTGGACGTTGTTACTGGGAGATaaagtggagaggaagaggagtttaTGTAGCAGTGATGTACGAGAACATCAGCAGATCAGGGAGTTCACATGAATGTTTATTTGGATACAATGACAAATCTTGGGCTTTAGATTGTGACCAAAACAGATGCCATTTTATTCACAACAGTATCAGGACTGTCGTCTCAGATGTTAAAGTCTCCAGAGTGGGAGTTTACTTGGACCACAGAGcaggtcttctgtccttctacagggtctctgacaccatgactctgctccacagagtccagaccatGTTCACTCAGCCTCTCTGTGCTGGAGTCTGGCTTTATCCTTCACCTGGAGTCACAGCAGAGTTCTGTAAACTAACATCTCCATGGTCGGCGACTTTCCACTGCACAGAAAGTGCACGAGCCGAAGAGTGCACGAGTCGAAGTGTggttgattcatggttaagtgcaTTTGATTCATGGTCAAGTGTATCtgattcatag
- the znf703 gene encoding zinc finger protein 703, with translation MRDPPGGPEPLLRSQSPEPSAAADGFTPRIGAVTPSVPTPTVCPSDPSRQAKRLPIRIVKMLTAHSGHLLHPEYLQPLTSAPVSIELDAKKSPLALLAQTCSQIGKPDPPSSSKLASLSSGSLGDKESSSRSSKSGEHQSQEDKSSFKPYKSSGDGRKDVLVTKGSSDKAAFRVPNGSSSGGSASCPSFPPHSRSPSSNSPPLHTQSQSHRQSHSPSTQPPSHSQASHMDNKQGSSEQASSDTNNNSAGKKDSDSAKSVMDGAQLANSSHIRASANSSNASSAASPRPESKSDPQSSSQSGLSSGHIAPVSPFKPGHSVFPLPPATMGYHGSIVGAYAGYPSQFVHGLDPTKSGLGIGLPGKHPSSSPLTGASPPSLMQGLCRDPYCLTYPNAHHLGGSNCSTCVHDPSSLKSGFPLVYPSHHLHSLHPSSLSSSTTPSLSHPLYTYGFMLPNEPMPHACNWVSVGGPCDKRFSTSEELLAHLRTHTSLPGMVDSKLLSAYPSSVSSTASCHLHLPPHSSPGTLPSSFSLRGSPGLGLARYHPYSKSHLPGAPGLPMPSLTSSSAYYSPYALYSQRLGSASALGYQ, from the exons ATGAGAGATCCCCCCGGTGGACCTGAACCGCTTTTACGCAGCCAGTCCCCGGAGCCCAGCGCCGCCGCCGACGGCTTCACACCCCGGATCGGAGCGGTGACACCGTCCGTTCCCACACCCACGGTTTGTCCTTCGGATCCCTCGCGTCAGGCTAAAAGACTTCCCATCCGGATCGTAAAGATGTTGACGGCGCACAGCGGCCACTTGCTGCACCCAGAGTATCTCCAGCCCCTCACATCCGCACCAGTCAGCATCGAA cTGGATGCCAAGAAGAGTCCGTTGGCTCTGCTGGCCCAGACTTGCTCTCAGATTGGCAAACCTGACCCCCCCTCTTCTTCCAAGTTGGCCTCCCTCTCCTCAGGCAGCCTGGGAGACAAGGAGTCCTCCAGCCGGTCATCTAAGTCTGGAGAGCACCAGTCCCAGGAGGACAAATCGAGCTTCAAGCCTTACAAGTCATCAGGAGACGGTCGCAAGGATGTTCTAGTGACAAAGGGGTCTTCAGATAAAGCAGCTTTCCGGGTGCCAAATGGAAGCTCCAGTGGTGGCAGTGCATCTTGTCCTTCTTTTCCTCCCCATTCCCGGTCACCCAGCTCCAACTCTCCTCCACTGCACACCCAGAGCCAGTCCCACAGACAAAGCCATTCCCCCTCCACGCAGCCCCCGTCACACTCCCAAGCTTCACACATGGACAACAAACAGGGGAGCTCTGAGCAGGCCagctcagacacaaacaacaatagTGCCGGGAAAAAAGACTCAGATTCAGCTAAATCGGTGATGGACGGGGCTCAATTAGCCAACTCCAGCCACATACGGGCCAGTGCCAACTCCAGCAATGCAAGCTCTGCTGCCAGCCCGAGGCCGGAGAGCAAGTCTGACCCGCAGTCCTCTTCACAATCTGGCCTGAGCTCTGGACACATCGCCCCTGTCTCCCCTTTTAAGCCAGGACATTCTGTCTTCCCCCTGCCTCCCGCCACCATGGGCTATCATGGTTCCATTGTGGGGGCCTATGCTGGCTACCCCTCCCAGTTTGTGCACGGTTTGGATCCTACCAAGTCCGGTTTGGGAATTGGACTTCCAGGGAAGCACCCTAGCTCCAGCCCACTGACTGGAGCCTCACCTCCATCACTGATGCAGGGCTTATGTCGGGACCCATACTGTCTGACTTACCCCAACGCTCACCACCTAGGAGGAAGTAACTGTTCCACATGTGTTCATGACCCCTCAAGCCTCAAGTCTGGTTTCCCCCTGGTGTATCCCTCCCATCACCTCCACTCCTTACACCCCAGCTCCCTGTCCTCCAGCACCACCCCCTCCCTGTCTCACCCCCTCTATACATATGGTTTCATGCTGCCCAACGAACCAATGCCACACGCCTGCAACTGGGTGTCTGTCGGGGGTCCGTGCGACAAACGTTTTTCCACATCGGAGGAGCTACTAGCCCACTTGCGTACCCACACGTCTCTGCCAGGGATGGTGGACAGTAAGCTGTTGTCAGCCTACCCGTCGTCGGTGTCATCGACAGCCTCCTGCCACCTTCACCTGCCGCCACACAGCAGTCCAGGTACTCTGCCCAGCTCCTTCTCCCTCCGAGGCTCCCCGGGTTTGGGCCTGGCTCGGTACCATCCGTACAGCAAATCCCACCTGCCCGGAGCCCCGGGACTTCCTATGCCgtccctcacctcctcctcagcctaTTACTCCCCGTATGCCCTTTACAGTCAAAGACTGGGTTCGGCCTCAGCCCTCGGATACCAGTGA